A region of the Pelecanus crispus isolate bPelCri1 unplaced genomic scaffold, bPelCri1.pri SCAFFOLD_97, whole genome shotgun sequence genome:
CCCGGAAAGTTGGGGGGGGCACCCGGAAGTTGGGGGGGAGCCCCCAACACAGCCTTGGGGGGGCTCCCTGCCCCCTAAGTGGCGGACCCCACAGTgggttgggggtcccagagTGGGGCGGGCCCCCCCCCAAGCTCGGGGGGAGGACCCCACAGCGGAgatggggggctcgggggggggggggtgtcctcAGGGCggtgctgggggcgggggggggggtccccaaaagcCGTGCTGGGGGtcgggggggcggcgggggcccctCAGACGTACTCGCGGtggctggggggcgggggggccggcggccTTGCCCCGGGGGTAGCCCCGGCCGCGGGCCCGCCgcgggggcaggagcagctcaACATGGCGCCCCCCCAGCAGCGTCAGCGCCGCCCCCGCCCAGCCCACGAAGGATGGCGGGGCCGAACTCGTacctgggggggggacacaggcaCCGCGCAGGCGTGAGGGACCCCCGGGCCTGCCCACggccccccccaaccctgcagcccccaaaaCCCTGCCCACGGCCCCCCCAGacctgccccatggcccccccaaaccccacaggccccccccaacccctgcccacggcccccccagaccccgccccatggccccccccaaccccagagACCCCCCAACCCCTGTCCACCGCCCCCTCCAgaccaccccatggcccccccaaaccccacagcccccccaaacctgccccatggcccccccagacctgccccatggcccccccaaCTCACAggccccccaaaccctgcccaccggcccccccagacccaccccatggcccccccaaaccccacaggccccccaaaaccctgcccatggccccccccagacccacagcccccccaacccctgcccaCGGCCCCCCCAGACCcgccccatggccccccaaaccccacagccccccccaaccctgcccACGGCCCCCCAGacctgccccatggcccccccaaAGCCCACAggccccccaacccctgcccaGGCCCCCCAGAcccaccccatggcccccccaacccccacaggccccccaaaccctgctcacagcccccccaaacctgccccatggccccccccagacctgccccatggccccccccaAACTCCACAGGCCCCTCCAAACCCTGCCCACGGCCCCCCCAGAcccaccccatggcccccccaaaccccacaggcCCCACAAAACCCTGCCCACggccccccccagaccccacagccccccaaaccctcccacGACCCCCCAGAcccaccccatggcccccccaaaccccacaggcCCCCGAaaccctgccccatggcccccccaaaccccacagcccccgAAACCTGCCCACGGCCCCCCCCAatcctgccccatggcccccccaaaccccacagccccccaacccctgtCCACGGCTCCCCAGAcccaccccatggccccccccaaaccccacaggcccccccaaaccctgccccacggcccccccaaccccgcagccccccaaaccctccccccaacccccccaaccCTGCCCCACGCCCCTCCcaaccccgcagcccccccgaaccctccccacggcccccccaGATGCGCCCCCCCCCTCACTTGGAGTTGACGGGGACGGTGGGGTCGTAGAAGTTGGTGACGATGCGGTGGCCGTACCAGGAGCAGGCGACCAGCCCCGtcagccctgggggggggcaccgtcagcccccccagagcccccaccCCAAATGGGGCGGCGAGGCTGGGGGGGCAATAGCGGTGGAGAGCCCCGAAATGGGGGCGTGGGGTCCCCAATATGGGGTAAAGAGCCCCGAAACGGGGGCGTGGGGCCCCAATATGGGGTAAAGAGCCCCAAAATGGGGGCATGGGGAACCCAATATGGGGTAGAGGCCCCGAAATGGGGGCGTGGGGTCCCCCAATATGGGGTAGAGAGCCCCGAAACCGGGGGGCGTGGGAGCCCCAATTGGGTAAAGAGCCCCAAAATGGGGGCATGGGGAACCCAATATGGGGCAGAGACCTCAAAATGGGGTGTGGGGACCCCAATATGGGGTAAAGAGCCCCGAATCGGGGGCGTGGGGAGCCAAATGGGGTAAAGAGCCCCGAAATGGGGGCATGGGGTCCCCAATATGGGTAGAGCCGCTGAACGGGGCGTGGGGAGCCCAATATGGGGTAAAGAGCCCCAAAATGGGGGCGTGGGGAACCCAATATGGGGAGAGAGCCCCGAAACAGGGATGTGGGGACCCCAATATGGGGCAGAGACCCTCAAAATGGGGGTGTGGGGAACCCAGTAGTGGGGAGAGAGCCCCAAAATGGGGGTGTGGGGTCACCAATAGTGGGCAGAGAGCCCTGAAACGGGGGCGTGGGGAACCCAGTATGGGGTAGAGAGCCCCAAAATGGGGGTTGTGGGGAACCCAATAGTGGGTAAAGAGCCCCAAAATGGGGGCGTGGGGAACCCAGTATGGACCAAGACCCCAAAATGGGGATATGGGGCCCCCAATATAGAACCAAGACCCCTAAAATGGGGGTGTGGGGTCCCCAATATGGGACCAAGACCCCAAAACAAGGATGTGGGGTCCTTAATATGGGACTATCACCCCCAAAATGGGGATGCAGGGTCCCCAGTATGGGACAGAGACCCTGAAACAGGGCTGTGGGTCCCCAGTAAGGGACCTAGACCCCAAAATGGGGGTTGCAGCGTCCCCCATATTGAATCAAGACCCCAAAATGGGGGTGTGGGGGACCAATATGGGACTGagccccccaaaatgggggtgCCGGGTCCCCACTACGGACCAAGCCCCCAGGATGGGGATGCGGGGTCCCCCAGTATAGAATCAAGACCCCAAAATGGGGGTGTGGGTTCCCCACTACAGGACTGAGCCCCCAGGAGCGGTGTGCGGGGTCCCCAGTATAGAATCGAGCCCCCAAAATGGGGGTGCGGGGTCCCCAATGTAGAACCGAGCCCCCAGGACAGGGGTGTGGGGTCCCCACTACGGGACCCGAGCCCCCAGGATTGGGGGTGTGGGGACCCCAGTATAGAATCAAACCCCCAAGATGGGGATGTGGGTTCCCCAGTATAGAATCAGTATAGAATCAAACCCCCAAGATGGGGATGTGGGTTCCCCAGTATAGAATCAAGTCCCAAATGGGGGTGTGGGGTCCCCAGTATAGAACTGAGCCCCCAGGACGGGTGTGCGGGGTCCCCAGTATAGAATCGAGCCCCCAGaatgggggtgcagggtcccCAGTGTAGAACCGAGCCCCCAGGACAGGGGTGTGGGGTCCccagtatagaatcatagaccCCAAAATGGGGGTGTGGGTTCCCCACTACAGGACTGAGCCCCCAGGACGGGTGTGCGGGGTCCCCAGTATAGAATCGAGCCCCCAGAATGTGGGTGCAGGGTCCCCAATGTAGAACCGAGCCCCCAGGACAGGGGTGTGGGGTCCCCACTACGGGACCGAGCCCCCAGGATTGGGGTGGTGGGGACCCCAGTATAGAATCAAACCCCCAAGATGGGGATGTGGGGTCCCCAGTATAGAATCAAGCCCCCAAAATGGGGGTGTGGGGTCCCCAGTATAGAACTGAGCCCCCAGGATGGGGGTGCGGGGTCCCCACTACGGGACCGAGCCCCCAGGATGGGGGTGTGGGGTCCC
Encoded here:
- the CLDN7 gene encoding LOW QUALITY PROTEIN: claudin-7 (The sequence of the model RefSeq protein was modified relative to this genomic sequence to represent the inferred CDS: deleted 3 bases in 3 codons), whose protein sequence is YLQATRALMVLAGVLGLLAAGEAVLGMKCTRCGDDNPRRKAGTAAAGGGLFLLAGLTGLVACSWYGHRIVTNFYDPTVPVNSKYEFGPAIFVGWAGAALTLLGGAMLSCSCPRGGPAAGATPGARPPAPPPPSHREYV